A section of the Amblyomma americanum isolate KBUSLIRL-KWMA chromosome 2, ASM5285725v1, whole genome shotgun sequence genome encodes:
- the LOC144118598 gene encoding uncharacterized protein LOC144118598 produces MTTSPRITSRSGSGGSAGPTTGGRRTHFRESQQATQGTPRDMYDSLLSDVNKRETSKSKPSIAFTAPHDNMDSPFGSLDEFKDFMYSYYTEGQSMIAHMRDRVPRDLPEVAQLLEASFKRYVMLKLELDCYFSTVVNYSSERISKEDLRYWPNHILKNMDENMSWIMELVRRKPSLSEFYNDTMEQLKLLLYQMRSATQLYDWQSF; encoded by the exons ATGACGACCAGCCCGCGCATTACCAGCCGCAGTGGGAGCGGTGGTAGCGCTGGACCCACGACCGGGGGAAGGCGCACCCACTTCCGGGAGTCCCAGCAGGCGACCCAG GGTACTCCTCGGGACATGTATGACAGCCTGCTGAGCGACGTGAACAAGCGCGAGACGTCCAAGAGCAAGCCATCCATCGCGTTCACCGCGCCGCACGATAACATGGACTCGCCGTTCGGCTCGCTCGACGAGTTCAAGGACTTCATGTACAGCTACTACACCGAGGGCCAGTCCATGATCGCGCACATGCGCGACCGCGTGCCCCGGGACCTGCCCGAAGTCGCGCAGCTGTTGGAGGCCTCCTTCAAGAG GTACGTGATGCTCAAGTTGGAGCTGGACTGCTACTTCTCGACGGTTGTGAACTACAGCTCGGAGCGCATCTCCAAGGAGGACCTCCGTTACTGGCCCAACCACATCCTCAAGAACATGGACGAGAACATGAGCTGGATCATGGAGCTCGTCCGGCGAAAGCCTAGTCTCTCCGAGTTCTACAACGATACCATGGAACAACTCAAGCTGCTCCTCTACCAGATGCGCTCGGCCACCCAGCTTTACGACTGGCAGTCCTTCTGA